The Penaeus vannamei isolate JL-2024 chromosome 16, ASM4276789v1, whole genome shotgun sequence genome includes a window with the following:
- the LOC138864461 gene encoding uncharacterized protein: MAKRKLNQGHMTSIMEENGEVIVDRNKIVDCARAFYQQLYSSDEPQQIEEGTTQTFSFPPITQREVEYVINQSPKRKAPGPDNTTMGLLKDADTLVFEKLVKLFNICLKQNENQPRGQAGFRKGYSTIYHLHSVNQLIEKSDEYKIPLAMAFVDYQKAFDSVDIHKKGVRQGDTISSKLFTACLESVFQNLDWETKEIKIAADIVLVVNNLQDLQQMLNELNDETKWIREKTGVRDILEDIAKLKWNCHVARQQDNR, encoded by the exons ATGGCTAAAAGAAAACTAAACCAAGGACATATGACTAGCATTATGGAGGAAAACGGAGAAGTCATTGTAGACAGAAATAAAATTGTAGATTGTGCAAGAGCATTTTACCAGCAGTTGTACTCCTCTGACGAACCACAACAGATTGAGGAAGGAACAACGCAAACATTCTCATTCCCTCCAATTACACAACGGGAGGTAGAATATGTTATCAATCAGTCGCCGAAACGCAAGGCCCCAGGTCCAGACAACACCACTATGGGCCTTCTCAAAGACGCTGACACCCTAGTCTTTGAGAAATTGGTTAAACTTTTCAACATATGtttaaaacaaa ATGAAAACCAACCACGTGGACAAGCAGGATTCAGAAAGGGATATTCAACTATATATCACCTTCACTCAGTCAACCAACTAATAGAAAAAAGTGATGAATATAAGATACCTTTGGCTATGGCTTTCGTCGATTACCAGAAAGCCTTTGATTCTGTAGATATACACAAA AAAGGAGTCAGACAGGGAGACACCATCTCTTCCAAGTTGTTCACTGCTTGTCTCGAATCAGTCTTTCAAAACCTTGACTGGGAGACAAAGGAAATTAAAATCGCAGCTGACATTGTACTTGTAGTAAACAATCTACAAGATCTCCAACAAATGTTAAATGAGCTGAACGATGAAA CCAAGTGGATTAGAGAAAAGACCGGAGTGAGAGATATCCTGGAGGACATAGCAAAACTAAAATGGAATTGTCACGTTGCAAGACAACAGGATAACCGCTGA